ACCATTATGCATGACATGTGCGGCCAGCTCAGTACTTTTGtctatattgtgtattttcatctttttaattGATATGTTATATATGCTTGGTCTTGCTCTTACTTAAGACCATACAGTATGAGGAACTAGAAGCAAGGAAGTGTTGCATATTGCatgaattaaagaaaataaccaGACTTGACATGTGGTTTAATTGTTTAAGTcaactcactcactcactcacatttCTCATCtcttcattcttcttctttttagtAGTAACAGACATCATTTAAATACCCATCAGATAATAAAGTGAAAGACTATTAATAgattgtttttgcttttctaaAGTTGTTTGTACAGTTTCATACCAGACAGCATTTTGTGTATACATGTAGAATAGACAAGACATATAAAGGAAGACTGTTTTAAGCATAACTATTCAGTTACTTTATTTGTTCTATCTTCACAGCATAATTATCAGTAAATAGTAAATTTTCAATGATAGCTGGAAAATCTTTCTCCATCCCATGTTTACTGCATATCAATATGTAAACTATATGAAGTACTCACTGTACTGTTATGAATTACTTAGAAATATTACAACACCAAATAAAGGCTTAAATATAACCCATAGAAATGACTTGTTTGGATTACTACAATTACTTTGTCAGTCAAGATATAAGGAgaataaatatgttaaaaaactGTTGAGAGAGATatgcacactgaaaaaaagggattggcCAGCTCTTGGATTTACGTAAGCATCTTGCGTGTAATTAACACAATTgcctcatgctttaaagttaagagtaactatatagtgtagaaactacatgatatgcagagaggctagattaaattgttcatatcatgttcaagtgaagtaagtcaataataTAGCAATGTTTAATCCCGCGACACTGCACGGGTTTCAGTCTTGCACTCTTTGGATCGTGGTTTGAGGaaggcatccatctcagtcaagtcgAGCAGCCACCTCTACTTTTTTTGGTATACCGAAAAAagtaaattgggtggttgttacattaaaaaagtctaacttgtaatttgaacacaataatttaatgtttctatgaaagtaattaaatcatgaaggaattcaacaacttaatttgttcttgttgagatgacatgatacaatctagtaagagtggttagttgttggactcatgaaattcacaagatcgcacaagatttcaaactgcaggaaaatcactggagttataagaggcagacaactacacacacaccacgtgcatgctattgctatttattgtggATTAActtgtcaaggacaaaaacaaaaaaattctgcatcaaatacAGGAAATCATAGCTTTCCTGTATTTCCTAGATTGTTGGCATAgtggttagtgctgttgcttcacagtaagaaggtcctgggttcaaatccacaatctggcTAGTTTGCAGTGAtttctctctgggtattctggtttcctcccacagttaaaagtcatgcagttattagagttaggttaattggtcattCTAAATTACCCGTGAATgtaagtgcaaatggttgtttatttctatgtgatagactggtgagctgtccagggtgtaccctgcctcgtAACCTATCACTTCAGGGTTATTTCCCAGCCCCCCTGCGACCAGGATAAAGATAGGAGGATGGTAGTTGTTGTAGACCCATTTTTATGGTAACCAGGatctagactttgttgaacattatgtaataaGAAGAAAACATGTAGTATGTAAGTGACCCAGCAGTATTGGggtaaaagttattgaatagtgttgaaataaaatgacaaaattgtgaaggattaaaatattccaagagctcaacttgCTTCATCTGAACATGTTTCAATCGCgttttatgaacacaaaatgcacaggtttattgaatatgaaaaagttgtgttgatttaactcagttgtttaagtttctgccaaagcaaaacatttgtgtgcaaccaatgtgcactattgaatcaagtaaatccaacatggcctttttttcagtgcatgAACCAAATGTAAATATCAATAAAAGCACTAAGTGATATAGTTAAtacttattttaaaatattaatactaGTAAGTCTATTAACATATTTcaaattagttttgttttccaaCAAGACACACCAATTTCTATCATCTGGATCATTCTGAGATGaatcttattttttgttttgttttcttctgcttcttcttaatcacaaagcaaaaaagaaaacataactcAGAAGAATTACTTTACACTTACACTCACCATTTCATAtcttataaatatgaaaacaaacaattatatttaaATTACTTTAACTTCTGTACATACTCGTTGAAATAGTGTcaacaaaactttaaaaaaatatataaatccaTCAGGTCTGTGTTATCTGTTGTTTTGCATATTATTGGATACTTTGTGGAGTTTGTCAGTGGTATTAGGTTCATCTAACATGATTAATTGTTCTTTGAATAttgtaaggcaaggcaaggcaagtttatttatatagcacaattcaacaacaaggtgattcaaagtgctttacagagacattaaaaacaaaaacaaataaaaagcatgactTATTGTAGATAATTCTAGTTTTCTATTTCAGAGTGTGTTGAATTATAATAAGATTAGGATAACTGACTACAAAAGTTTTAAATATGTTATTAATATTGTGTGGGTTTTGAACTATAATCCTTTGGTGCATCACCTTAAAGGATGTTTTTTACTTAACTTCTCCATGAACTGACAGCTTCCTGTTCTGATGTCTGagtttatttttgaaatgtgGAAGTGAAGATAGATGACTCGCTATTCTTTAGTGTGTGCTTGTTAAAAAGTATGCAGACAATATGACAGTGTGAGCGATCATTTGTAAAAACACAGCAAGTGTTTATTAAGATTAATCTGCCCTTATGGTCAGTACTTTATTCACATTGATTAAATGAACAAAGTGATGCCAAagcaactttaaaaacataattctGGACTTTAAAGCAAAATAAGGAAACTTTAAGTGGTTCTGACTCCTGCTAGAATGATTTCTGTAGCCCTAAATCatgcacagtttaaaaaagaagctttttgtAGCCCGTTCTTGCAGATTTGTGAACCTGCAGGAGACAAATGCTCACACAAACTTGCTTCCTGTGTGAAAAAAACTgttaatcagaaaaaaaaacccagcagagAGGTAGAAATGAAACTGACCCTCTGAGAAAACCTTCGTTTGcactaaaaatatataaagtatATACTGGATTTTGGCGCTACTGAAAATTTGACAGTGCAGGACGATCATTACTAGTGGGTTATACAAATATGGATAGATGTGGGAATTTGTTTTCACCTATCTGTCACACAAAGGTAAGAGCTTATAAATACTGTGGTGATGATGGTGGAGCCTGTTTTGCACTGAGGTAACAGCTTTATCCTTGTCAGATTTGATGGTACTGTTAAAACCTGGGGGGCAGCAATAGAGAAGTactcaataaaaagaaaaggaagagtaAAAAAGGAGACACACTACGTAGTGTTGGTGGGACATTTTTAACAAAGGTGGTGGCAGTGTTGCTTGTTTAAGATAAATAGGAAATTCAAGTTTTATTACAGTACCTCTGAGGCCATTTTCATAGTGATTTTAATCTGTCACAGTAGAAAAAACACACGACCACCATTAGATTTCACCACAGTAACTCTGAAGAAACAATTTGTGCAGATATACAGTAATTGTATGACGTAGCTTTCATTCCTAATTGTCATCTCTGTTTCTGTTCTCCAACAGGGTGAAGGTACATAAGTCACTTATAACAAATTAGGTAATCACCACTAAAGTATGTAAATATTACAACAAATAATTACAAatgattttcattttatgttTGTCAGTTAGTGCTGTAGTGTGTTGTCTGCTGTCATCAACCTGTTGTGTAGTAACTtatatcttcttctttttaaccctttattgaccatgggcccaccggcgggcccattttacaggtaaatttgaagggccggtcaataaagggttaatggCAACAAACTTTATTCCTGTGATATGGAAGAAAAGTTTGTTGTGTAGTTTGCTTTTGCTTTCACTGGTTTTAATGTAATAAAGACACCATGAGCATCAACATCGATGGATGATTCTGACCTCTATTTTCAGGATGTTcagtaaaactgtttttataaaaaaaaaaaaacaactttaatttaCTTTAGTGTCAGTACTATTATATGTTAAGGGAGTACATATTTGTcattcactttttgttactGTTAAATGAACAAGTCAATGTGGCTTTTAAACATTGTAGTTGGTGATTCTTACACCTAGTCTGAAGCAAAATACACCAGTGatgtaataaattaaaaatataacatcaTACAGTAGGTGGAACTAACAGGAAGGCAGGGTTGAAGTGCTGTATTTGCATGTTGCATACACTCATAGAAAGAACCAGACTTGACAGTAGCTCATATGTTTGAAGTCTACTCACTCACAGGCATGGCTGCTCATCTCATCATTCTTCTTCTCTTCAGTGTGCTCAAAGGTTGGTCACAGGTCACCTCATGTTTCAAAGGCTAATGTCAGCCGATGATCACATTAATGACTGTTAAGAGTTTTTGTAGTATGCAGTTTTATACTTATATTATTTTACAATACTGTAATGTGTCTACATGTacaaaagaaaagatttgaaTAATGTTTTAAGTAAACATAACCATTAAAATACTTTGTTCTTCTTGTAGGCCTTCACAGCATAACTACAGTCAGTAAAGTATCAGTGGAAGCTGGAAAATCGATCTCCATCCCATGTCTCTATGAGTCCCAATACATAAACCATGTGAAGTACTTGTGTGAAGGATATTATTGGAGCTCCTGCAGCTATgcagtgaaaacaaacaaagcagaccCTTCAGGAAAATATTCAATCTCTGAtgacaaaaaactgaaaatttttaCTGTGACTATAAACCAGCTGACAAATGAAAACACTGATTACAGGTGTGTGGTGGAGATTAATAACGGACAGGATTATAGACAGTATTTTCAGCTGTCAGTTACCAGAGGTATGTGACCATCGTTGTAaacatttaaagtgtttgtcattaaaagttaataaaaaaagacattaaatCTGAATTGCCAGTGAttttaaaatcagattttttaaatccttttttccactcattagattatttatttttttaattgattaattttttttgtccttgaaGGTACCCCCAGTCTCTATGTGGATAATCAGACAATTACAGGATATACTGGAGAAAGCATAACCATCAGATGTCACCACAGTAACTCTGGAGAAATGAAGTGGTGCAGGCTGGGCAGGAACTGTGTGACAGGATCATCTGGATCCATAGATGGTGCAGCAGTGACCACTAATATGAGCAAACcaaatgttttcacagtgacCATGAGTGGACTAAGGTCAAAGAACAGTGGCTGGTATTGGTGTGCTGAAGGCGACATTCAGATACCAGTATATTTAAATGTTACTGAGAAACCGATCACTAGTGAGTACTGCAAGTTATCAAAAAAATCCATGTATATGAATTCTTTCTCTTTCTAAATTTTACTACTATAACAGATATTAGGATGATAATTGTTACAGTGCTCTAGCCAtgactgttcttttttttttaaattatagccACTACCTCTACTACTACTATCAGTCGTACTACCTGTACGACTGATAATCTTGACCTTTCTACTACTACTATCTCTACTACTATTCATACTGTTGCAACAATGGAACAAGGGAAAACTTCTACAGtaggagaaaataaacacaGGTCAGatattttatctatttatttgcAGTAATCAGAGGCAACATATTTCTTAAAATGGAgtataaacattttttacattaaacattaaattacacTAAATTATATTTTCAATCTTCATGTTGCAGAGCTTCATTTCACCCAAGGATCCTCATCATCCCTCTCAGTGTGTTGATCTGGATTGTAATTGTGGTGTTGTTCATCTGGTTTATACTGAGACACAGTAAGTATTACTGAACTTAAATTTATATCCATCGCAATTGTTTTCTCCAGAAATCTTTCAAATTAAATTATTACACATTTTGCACAATGTCAGTAACagcacttttatttttctagAGCAGAGGAAAGCAAACTCATCAGTCACACCAGTGGTAAGTTATGCTGATTTACTTCATTGTGGGCATGGTACACAGTACTAAAAGAATAGGAGATCAAAATCACACCACAAAATTTTCTAATGACCATTTGGCAGATGTTctaattgtgttttgtttttcaatgcAGGCTGAAGAGGAAATAATATACTCTGATGTTAGACCCAAGAAACAAGGTTTAGCCAAGGTACCTCTAACCTTTATAAACCTGGTATTTTCTCAACAGTGACACCATGCACTTAAAAATGATCCTATTGGGCACTCAGTGAGTGTAAATGCATTGTATTATTTTGATTCTACACAGGTGGACGAGGAAGTAACATACTCTGAAGTTAGACTCTACGAAAAAGGGAAGGTAAGTTAACCAAGGTAACAAACTACAGTGCTATCAAGAAATTCAGTTTACAATACTGgtcacataataataataatgatggattgcatttatatagcacttttcaatgcacccaaagcgctttacacatgaGAGTATACTGTATGTGTGACCGATTTCAGTATTAGAAGGTGAGTTCTAATATGTCTGTCTGATAAAATGAATCTTAATACAGTAAACTGGTGTGTATTTTATATAACTTGTAAAATACAGCCACAGCTATGAAGAAATTAGACCATGATTCACAAAGCTGTATTTTGCTTCACGTCTGATAGATCAAACATTTACTCCTTGTAGTTCATTTAAGTACTGGTATTTTCTTGACACCCTACACTTTGAAAAGTAGGAGTACTAGAGCAATAGAAAACTACCCTCCAGTGTTGGACATGTGGGTAAAAATCACTACTAACATACAACTATGCATTTATATGTAAGAATATGCGTAGACTTTCATCTAAGACTTTTTCTTAAAGCACAGCAGAAGTGTAAAGTGCTCAGTCTCTATTTTTGCTCCTGCCCAGAGGTCATTTGCTGAAAGTGAAATGGAAATCTTGTACAGTTCTGTTGTTACAAAACAACGCATGAGAAGGGTAAATATTACAAGACCTGAACCCAACCACACACTGTATCTCACCTCCTTTATTTCCTTTATTTCAAATCATTCTGTTTGTTATCCCAGTGTGTCATGCTTTCCTTTTAATTCAATcacatttttctttgctttttcttccTAATTTCCTAACAAATGGTCATAAAATTTGTTTCTGTTCTCCAACAGGGTGACGGAAAAGACACAGGAGTTACATTAGAGCACATTAGCTAATCagaatttaaataattaaatattaaaacatttgcaATTTTGTCTCTTTTATCTGTACCTAAGTTACTGGAGTCTTGTGGTGCAATATCTTATCTGCTGCCATCAGCTTGTTAttagtaaatatttttttcttcttgctcACTTTTTTCCTGCTTAGCTGTAAAATGGCTCAAAGAAGTATTGACCTGTTTGTTTGCTCTTTTTCAGGATCATTAATATGATTCTTGGTTCTTGTATTGTAAGCAtcaacaataatgtttaatcTTGACCTTTCAATCtatattaaacatttttgttttgtgctataatttgttgtattatttttttttatattatataaatgtatttttctctAAACTATAGTTTAGAGAAATAGTGCCTTTCAATCAAAAAGCTCTATGAGCAACAGAGGGGATTTTAAGATGAGAGTGGGCTGATATATAGGCAAGTATTGGGCCACACCTATAAatttttcactttaaatgtTTACAGTTCATTGCAACAGGTGGATAAAATCATGAACCTAACCATGCAGTCTGCGTTATTTATCTTTTTGAAAGAGTGGGTCATTTAAAAGAGCTCACTAAATTGGTACTGTAGTGGCAAGATGCCACGGTTGCTCCATGTCACTTTGTTAAATTTCCTACATATTCCACACATTGTTGTATTGAAGCATTTAGGAACCACAGTGTCTCAGCCATGAAGTTTCAGACTATGTAATTTTACAGAGCAGGGTTATTGAGTGGCGATGCATATACTACATAAAAGTTACCAACAGAGCTCAAAAActcctctggcatcaacatcaGCACAGAAAACTGAGCCCCCGAGCTTCATGGCATGTctgagcagctcctgtaggtgtaatTGTTGGCCCAATACTTTGTCCATGCCGTTTATTTCAGTATCTGAATATATGCGTACAACATGGGTCAAAAAAGTTATTGCTGTCATGTTTTAAGTAATTCAATCCACAAAAAGGAAAGGCAGGAAATTACAGTGGAAACCCTGCAAAAATAAAGTGGTGCTAGCTAATGTGTAGCATCTGAATTCCGATGGAAAGCACGTAACTATTAATGATACTCTCACAAGCAGTAAGTACACTAAATGTGAATGTGATATATGAGATCTGTGTGCATGAATATTTTTCGTGCAGTGTTGAACCATATCATCTGCCCCTGAAACTCTATACAACtatgtttttaatgattttaacaGAGGCTTTTTCCATATTTTGAATACCAATATACGATAACATGAGATTTGTAAATTACAAAGGGATTTTTTTATTGGACTCCTTTACCAGTGTTTCAAAACATCTGTCTTCTTGTTCTTATTTATTACTAATGACTCAGgctttttttcacaccttgtcTCATGTGACAACCTACATGATTGACATGATTGATTAACGGCCCTCAGGATCACCTCCAAAGGGAACAGTCCCTACTAGATTTATATAACCTGTGACTCCTCACCAGTTgctttagaactgaagaagcctcttggataagaggcaaaacatattttaaaaaaaaaagtgaaaaaaagaaaactaaagaagtgcagcttttcttctttttaatctcAAGATTAAAGAGTTTAAATAATTTCTTATTTTACCACATTTACATGTTAATGTGGTAATGTACAGACTATACTTTAAGATATCTGTTTTCACACTGTGAgaaacatttcacatttttacacatttttttaacacGTGAGCAGCAGGGCTTGACTGGCAGCGGTGTCAGTGTGTCAGTGTAAAGAGTAGGAACACATTTAACTCTAAATCTTTAACGTGGTATCAGGCGCACCACTGTGGGAAGAATCAAAATACCAAAAAATGACAACACTGATAAATGGGGCCATCTTAGTGCTTTGCCTGTTCACTAATGAAATCTAGTAGACATTTGAAGATACTACACAGGATACCTGAAAATAAAAGTAGCCCTGCAGTGACAAAAACAGTATTCTGAAGAATCTTTCATCTCCAGAATAAATGCCCTCTCTATATTATTGAAACTACTGAATTCTGGGTGTGAAGGAATGTTGTATTAAGGCGCCATCTTGTGGTCTGTTTGACATGTGGTTGGATTTTTGATGTGGGAGAAACGGGGCTTGATCAATAATTAATGGGTAGATATTTGTCTGTGTAATgcttcaaatatttttattatttctttggaTTTCCAGATTCTACCAGTTTAGTTGAGTGAAGTGTTGCACTGAGGACAGAAATCAAGTTTCTAGTAATATTTTTTGAGTCacataaaagtgaaaaacaattatggaAATCAAAGATGGATCGCCATTGATGTTGACTAATGTGAATGTTGTGGATGATCTATAGATTCACTGATATTATTAACCCTCCCCTCTGACTTACCTTTACTAAGCAGTGAACAGTGCAAAAACTCTCTGTATAATTGTGTGTAATACAGAAAACACGTGTATTGAATGAGAAACCACTGTGTTCATGGTGTATCTGTTGGGAATCATGTAGCAACAGATGTACTACAATAGATTCCTCTGAAGTGGTAAGGTataaggactggactgaaaatgagtaaaaaacacagacaatgTGTCAAGGCCTTCAGAAAGCATGGAGAGCAATTGCATCAGATCActtaaaaattacaaataaGTCTGGACACATTCCAAAACCTCAGAATAAAAGATTTCTGGCATTTGTCCACATAGTTACATTATCCACGTAAACAAAATGTAGCAATGTAGAATATCTCACCCAGTAGATTACAAGTACACACAAGCATATCTTAGGAGAACACAAAAGTTAACTTAAAACTTTAAAGTTAACTAAGAAAGAAAATTTTTACTGTGACTATAAACCAGCTGACCAATGAAAACATTGATTACTGGTGTATGGTGGAGActgatggatgggtggatgatgGAGTGGATTTTCAACTGTTAGTTACCAGTGGTGAGTCTCCATTtttaagtttagtttttttcagaCTGAATATTCTCTTATTTGTCATGTTAGAGAATAGACGTGTAGACTGAATTTCCAAGAAATTTTCCATTCAttacttttattacttttattaagTAAGTCTTATGGAACTGTGATTTAAATTCACGTTTGAATTATTGTGTATTACAGAGTCAGtaacagctgttttgttttactaGAGCAGAGCAAAGCAGAATCATTGGCCACAGCAATGGTAAGTTATGCTGAATTATTACCCTCTGGACATCCTACATGATACTAAATGAACGGTGAAGGTGAAACACAGGGTAAAATATTATAATGTAGGAGTACTGTCTTCAAATATGTGGCTGAACATGGAAAACATACCAtaccataaaaaacaaacatacaaacatgaaaaaatatcaTATTGAcactattatttttttcttttttgaactgGATTTGAACTAATTAGTTCAGAGTAACACAGTGCTCCTTGAAAGATTGTTGGATGTCCTATTTATGTGTTCAGAATATTAATTGGTACTAAAAGGGTTTACCCTTTAAACAATGgttcatttaacatttaaccatttaattagagtagtaatagtattTTTCATATACAGTGCCTTTGAAAGAGTATTTGCCCTCTTGTCTGTGTAAGGTCTCAGTCATCCTGGTCATGGTGTTTCACTAACATTTAGCTTGTTAGCTGAACTAGATAGTGTATTAAAGGTCTTCTAAGTTTAGCATGTAGCCCTGTGAATTCTGTTAAATAGATTATCTTTtaggaaataaaaaatatataactcaAACAttcactataaaaaaaaaaattctgaaccTTTTGTTTTGactatcattttatttatatcctATAGCATATTCAAACAACAGAAGTTGTTTAGAAACAGGCACATTGACATTCCAGGTCTcaaaaaaagctgaaaggtgtgttttgttgtgttaactaattattgtggaaattaaaaatcacagtgatttagaggtatttaaaatcagaatttgcaaattcaTGATGATTCATCCTATAAATCATTACTCACTGCTCTTTGatacataagctgcctttataagTTTAAAGTCTCAGTATCTttcaaggatgccaatgttctTATGTTGGAcaaagaagacagatggtttgaaagcaGAGTGAAAAAGGCCATCTGTGTCCACTATGAATGATCATTTTTGATCAGAGGGCGTGGCTTAccacaccaactgtctgccatctacaATGCAGTTTTGAAATCCCTTCCCTGGCATCTTAAACCCCACTCACATAATGTGTCAAGTGAGCTCAATGGGTCTGATAATAGGATGGGGGCAAGGTCTCACAATCATTTCATCCAAAACTGATTGGCTCTCTGTTTAGAAAGTCCAGTCTCCTATCCTATGGTTATTTGCCAGTAGGCAGTGCCGTGCTAGGATGGAACCAACGGATCCTCTAGCCTGCGGATGTCTACCCTCCCTTCTCCAATGAAAAACAGGCAGCCCTGAGTAGTCTTGCAAGCCCCAAGGGTCTGTTACTTTAAAAAGGCTGGAGTAACCTCTAAGAGTTATTTATACTAATGTTAATTAATACTCAGGTTTTTACCTTTACTGTTTCCCGTACACTGCACATCATATTATCATCATATTATCATATCATATTAATTAAAATTCTATTTTAATTATATCTTTGATTAAGAATTAAAGCATATATCTGTATATGCTTTTGATGTTAGCAAAAGCATATACAGATAAACTCTGTCATAGCACTTTGCATCACTGTAAGCATAACAAGCTGGATGTTAAGACCTTTTACCCTCTCAGTTGTAATGAATCTCTTTCACTCCCACCTTTCTCAACACTTCTGATGATTCAGActctttcttcttcattcaGATACTTGTATCTTGTCAACTGACACCCTACATTTTGAAAATGATGCTAAAGGGCTCTCAGTGATTGTGAATCCTACACAAAGGGGTCCTGATCAAGGGTCTATATGAGTAAGAAGAGGGAATAACACCACAGTGACATTGTTCAGCCATTCTGTAAATTACATGTTGCTTATTCTACACAGGTGGAAGAAGAAGTAACATATTCCATTGTTGTGTACATGCAAAAACACCCATCAGAGGTATCTCTAACACATTCCAACcatatatattttcatttttattaaatcaGTCACAACTGCAAAGATTTCAAACTTCTTTTTTGTTCCCTTTTTCCAGGCATCATTTGCTGAAAGTGATGCTGAGAGCATGTACAGTTCTGTGTTTTACCTTAAAGAAACAAAGGGTAAATATTAAAAGACCTCAAACCAAATATACTCTGCTTCTTACTTCTTGTGTTTCCGTCATTTCAAATCATTTTACTAATGTCACATTTCCCTTTTAATTTGGTTACCTTTCTTATTTGTCATATTTCTTTCTGTTCTCCAACAGAGTAAATGAAAAGACACAGATGTTTTATATAACACAGTGAAACACTATAAGattatatatatgcatatattttgcttttttatctGTATAAATATTACTGGAGTCTTTGTCAGTTTACATATTTGACTGCTGTTATTATCTTGTTGTGTATTAACTTGTATGTTCGTCTCTTTAACTACTGTTTAATGAATTTCCTGCATGGCTGCATAAAAGCTTGTTGCAGTTCTTCGTTACAGCTTGCTGTCATTTTAAAGATTACTGGCATGTTCAGTGGCTTTGGAGTAATAAATGAACatcataaacacaaacattgtCAAAAGAGGTGGGACGGAGAGAGATTGATGTCCCCCTGTGAGAGGGTAAAAGGCCTTAACATCCAGCCTTTTGTGAGTTTTCGAGTATGTGCATTTGGTAATACTATATCATCTTTTTTCTTAATCATAAATATAATTAAGTTATGTTTAATTGATATG
The Pelmatolapia mariae isolate MD_Pm_ZW linkage group LG13, Pm_UMD_F_2, whole genome shotgun sequence DNA segment above includes these coding regions:
- the LOC134640405 gene encoding uncharacterized protein LOC134640405, with amino-acid sequence MFEVYSLTGMAAHLIILLLFSVLKGLHSITTVSKVSVEAGKSISIPCLYESQYINHVKYLCEGYYWSSCSYAVKTNKADPSGKYSISDDKKLKIFTVTINQLTNENTDYRCVVEINNGQDYRQYFQLSVTRGTPSLYVDNQTITGYTGESITIRCHHSNSGEMKWCRLGRNCVTGSSGSIDGAAVTTNMSKPNVFTVTMSGLRSKNSGWYWCAEGDIQIPVYLNVTEKPITTTTSTTTISRTTCTTDNLDLSTTTISTTIHTVATMEQGKTSTVGENKHRASFHPRILIIPLSVLIWIVIVVLFIWFILRHKQRKANSSVTPVAEEEIIYSDVRPKKQGLAKVDEEVTYSEVRLYEKGKRSFAESEMEILYSSVVTKQRMRRGDGKDTGVTLEHIS